A segment of the Butyrivibrio fibrisolvens genome:
AGAGCACCTGCAGAGTCATAATGATAAGTGCCGCATAACTTGCAAACTTGAAGCCTTTCATTTGTCCAAATCTTCTTGCAACAAATCCGATACCAAAAATAAGGATAAGTATGCTTGGAATAATTGTGTATGTTCCTACAAGACCAGCTGCGCCTGCATTGCCGCATACTATTGCATAGATGATGATGGCAACTGTTGCATTTCCGTTCATCTGTGTAGCAAGCTTATCTGTTGAAGCAGAGATAACGAGCATCTGGAGTGCTCTGTTTTTCTTAAGTACATCTACGTAGTCTTTGAGCTTGATCTTCTGTTGCTCTGTATTGCCTGCTCCGTAGAACTCAGGTCTGTCTTTTGATCTGATCGCCAGATAGCAAACGATAGTAAGGATAAATGAAAGAATTGCTACAAGTACCCACATCTCCTGGAAATAATCCATTCCGAACTGATAGTTATGTTTTTTCAAAAGGTATGTGTATGAGTAAAGGGGTGCCACTGTAAAGAAGATAGTGTTAAGTGCACCTGCATATATACCAAAAGTAGGTCTTTGCTTTGGATCGTTGGTAAGGCATGTCTGTGCTGACTTGGTAACTACGCACTGGCATGTGTACCCTACGATATATACTGCGTAGAAAACAACGAATACCAAAAACTGTACAGCCTTTGGAAAATGTGGTGTTACAAAAAACATAAAGGCTGACATAACAAGCATGATCAGCTGACCGATAACAAGGAATGGTCTGTTCTTTCCGAATTTACCTTTAGTTTTATCAAGGATTATTCCTATGATAGGATCTGTTATTCCATCCCACAGTCTCATTACTGTAGCAAGTGATGAAGCAATAACAACGCCTGCTCCGATGATTCCATTGAGATAGTAAGAAATAAAGATCATTTCCCACATGTACAGGTTAGTTGCGATATCATTAACTGCAAGGCCTGCAATCTGCCACCATTTTGCTCTGTTGACATTAACATTTTTCTGTTCCATAATGTTCCTCCTTAACCTCCCCAATCAGGTTTGAATTATTGTGAAGTTATAATAGTATCAATGGGGCAAGCTAACAAGAATTATATTTGGGTATAATTGTACTATATTTATATTCTGATTACGATGCAAAATATATTGATATTTTTTCCAAATATAGTATTATTGTCAGTGATAAATTTATGAATAAATTGAAATTTATATTTCATATTCAGCCAACTATTCTATGGAGCAAAGTTACCTATGCAAAATCAGTACTTAGATATGGCCGTATCTTTTTTTAACAAATTAAATCTGGTAACCCATGTGATCAATATACATGAGCCGCTTTCAGATGAAATAGACTTAGGACTTCGAAAGGCCATTTTGCAAAAAAAGGCACTTTCTGTACTTGATTTTGATGGAATAAATCCATCCTTTACAGATCAGCATATTATATATTTCCTTACTGATATGTATAACTGCCACAATATTCTTATACCTATTCCCAACCAGGAACTTGATACAGCCTTGTATGTCGGACCATATCTTACTGAAGCTTCCGGAATTTACAAGACTGCGGAGCTTTGCGACAAGCTTGGTATTCCCTCTTCCTTGCGTATGTTCATGAATCAATATTACACTACGATTCCATGTATAAGTGACAGTTCGGTCATGGAAGCTTTCCTTGAAACAATCGGAGAAAACATCTACGGCGTGGGGGAATTTAAGATTGAATATCTGAAAGAAGAAACAAAGGGTGATACTGAATATCTGACGTTAATGGACAATAATAATTACGAAGATATCATGCAGAGGCTTGAATATCGCTACAGTCTTGAGGAGAAGGTAATCGATT
Coding sequences within it:
- a CDS encoding MFS transporter — its product is MEQKNVNVNRAKWWQIAGLAVNDIATNLYMWEMIFISYYLNGIIGAGVVIASSLATVMRLWDGITDPIIGIILDKTKGKFGKNRPFLVIGQLIMLVMSAFMFFVTPHFPKAVQFLVFVVFYAVYIVGYTCQCVVTKSAQTCLTNDPKQRPTFGIYAGALNTIFFTVAPLYSYTYLLKKHNYQFGMDYFQEMWVLVAILSFILTIVCYLAIRSKDRPEFYGAGNTEQQKIKLKDYVDVLKKNRALQMLVISASTDKLATQMNGNATVAIIIYAIVCGNAGAAGLVGTYTIIPSILILIFGIGFVARRFGQMKGFKFASYAALIIMTLQVLLFVFGDPTQLSLPGDGRFASWNAFSIAFVVLMVLFTGFKQIAGSLVYPMTADCTDYEVYRSGKYVPGLIGTVFSFIDKLISSLAPLIIGLLCAAVSSSSELPTAETPYSTGLAAVGIFSMFGILIFGYLCNIIAMHFYPLTKEKMESISDEIAKIKANSQEIGA